AACGTCACCCCAAGCTCCACGACGGTCCGCTCCTTCGCTACCCGCTGCCGATCTTCGACGTCCCCGACGACACCAGCGTGCCCAAGCGTGCACCCGGCGCCTCGTCGAGCGGCAAGAGCAAGGCCGCGGCGTATTCCTATCTGAGCGTCGTCGACGGCACACCGATGCGCCACGCGACCTGGGCTGAGTGCGAGCGTCGCGTCAAAGGCCGCTCCGGCGCTAGGTTCAAGAAGGCGATGAGCGCGGTGGACGAGGTGACGATTTTGCGCGCCTGGGGGTGCGCGCCGGAGGACGTGTGAGATCAGACGTATTGGGACTGCACGATGGCCGAGGAGCCCAAGCTCACATGCGATGTCTGTGGCGAGGTTCTGCAGGTGCCACTCCCGCAGCTCAGGCCCACGCGGGCTAGCCCACGCGGGCGAGTGTGACGTGTGCGGCTGGCGTATCTAGGCGGCGGCGCGCGTAGAAAATCTGCCGCCAAAAGGCTCGCGGCGCCGGGTGTCGGGCCTTACTCCGGCAACACGTGGAAGCCTTCGCGGCTTGCGGCTTCGCGCAGGCGCTCGTCGAACGAGACGATGGCGTGGGTGGCCGTGTCGCCACGCGACCACAGCAAGGCGGCCGCGAGCTGAAACGCGTCGGCGGCACGGAGTGGGTGGACCGCCAAGAGTCGCTCGCCGCGCAGGCGCAGCGACTCGCTCGGCAACACCTCCGACCACTCCGCGGCAATGGCAGCTAGCACGTGCCGTGCACGCCGCTCGGCCTGTGCGCTGAGGTGGCCATCACGACGGCGCCGGGCGAAGGCGGAAACACATTCCGTGCGAGTGGCCCACCACACCACCAGCGATTGGTCGGTGTCGACCAGCTCACGGACCTGCGGCGTCGCGGGCTCAGCCACGCAGAGCGGCACGATGGCCGAGGTGTCCCAGAACTTCACCAGCCCGCCTCGCGCTCGTCGGTCACCGCCTTCCGCACGGCCGCGCGTGGATCGCGCGGGCGTGGCAGCTTCCAGAAATCTTTGGGTAGCTTGCCACTGCCCAGCCGGAGCAGCCCTTGGCGTTCGAGATCGCGCCAATGCTCGTGCTCCGGCCGGCCGGCTCCCACCGGTACCAGCCGCGCTACGGGTGTCCCGCGTTCCGTCACCAAAATATCCTCGCCGGCTTTGACCCGACTCAGGTAACGACTCAACTGCGCCTTCAGCTCAGCCACTGCTGCGGTCTTCTTCATGTGACCACTCTAGTCAGAGTCATATGATCTTACAAGCTAAGTAGTGAGGCAGAGGCGGTTACGTTCCCGAACTACCTGCCGGCGCCGGACACGCGCACCATTGAAATGGTCGTGGGTAGCCTCTCGCTCACGGACGATGTCTGCGCGCGTCGCGTCGCTGCGCCAGCGTTTGAGTTGACACGATCAATCCAGGTGTGGGACAAGGGGATTCGAGGGGAGAAACCA
This genomic interval from Candidatus Binatia bacterium contains the following:
- a CDS encoding type II toxin-antitoxin system prevent-host-death family antitoxin — its product is MKKTAAVAELKAQLSRYLSRVKAGEDILVTERGTPVARLVPVGAGRPEHEHWRDLERQGLLRLGSGKLPKDFWKLPRPRDPRAAVRKAVTDEREAGW
- a CDS encoding type II toxin-antitoxin system VapC family toxin; this translates as MKFWDTSAIVPLCVAEPATPQVRELVDTDQSLVVWWATRTECVSAFARRRRDGHLSAQAERRARHVLAAIAAEWSEVLPSESLRLRGERLLAVHPLRAADAFQLAAALLWSRGDTATHAIVSFDERLREAASREGFHVLPE